A region of uncultured Carboxylicivirga sp. DNA encodes the following proteins:
- a CDS encoding PepSY-associated TM helix domain-containing protein: MEFCKKYHKWGGIILSIFLILFSVSGILLNHRNWISTLNVPRSILSKSYQYNNWNNASLKGVLSLTTNEELFYGNVGCWKYNKQQKDWEDYNSGFLKGIDNRKISKLALTSNHRLFAGTQFGLYEFIDKQWTPIEIDCKSKRITDLLAVNDTLYILTRSELGSLDINQDNQHITFHELPAPANYKPQVGLFRTLWVLHSGEIFGIIGKLAVDAIAILFIFFIITGLVWFINPKLIKKAKRKGQSSFRKQSQLRWSVKWHNKIGLYTFIFLGFTTLTGIFLRPPLLIAIANTMVAPIPFSELDTPNAWDDQLRAIQYNEKYDFFLISTSKGFYALSSDKSEMIKIPKDPPVSVMGINVFEPLNNQEYIIGSFSGLFRWDPINMEVWSYLNNKPVIQDSAPARPISAQMVTGMYYKPDRQYYFDYNNGVVSISDKDFPAMPEEIIKNSPLPLWNFALEIHTGRIFQDFIGLFYILIVPLVGITTLLLLFSGVWIWYKKK, from the coding sequence ATGGAATTCTGTAAGAAGTATCATAAATGGGGAGGCATTATTTTAAGTATCTTTTTGATTCTATTCTCGGTTTCAGGCATTTTATTAAATCATCGCAATTGGATTAGTACCCTAAACGTTCCACGTTCAATACTTTCAAAATCTTATCAATATAATAACTGGAACAATGCTTCTTTAAAAGGGGTTTTATCACTTACCACAAATGAAGAACTGTTCTATGGAAATGTAGGTTGCTGGAAATACAATAAACAACAAAAAGATTGGGAAGATTATAATTCAGGATTTCTTAAAGGGATTGATAACAGAAAAATAAGCAAACTGGCTCTTACGTCTAATCATCGCTTATTTGCTGGTACACAGTTTGGATTATATGAGTTTATTGATAAGCAATGGACACCGATTGAAATTGATTGTAAAAGCAAAAGAATTACTGATTTACTAGCCGTTAATGATACATTATATATTCTCACCAGAAGTGAACTCGGATCATTGGATATCAATCAGGATAATCAGCATATCACTTTTCATGAATTACCTGCACCAGCGAACTATAAACCACAAGTCGGATTATTCAGAACATTATGGGTATTACATAGCGGTGAAATTTTTGGTATCATTGGAAAGTTAGCTGTTGATGCTATAGCAATTCTTTTCATTTTTTTCATAATTACCGGCTTAGTTTGGTTTATCAATCCTAAACTAATTAAGAAAGCTAAAAGAAAAGGTCAATCCTCATTTCGAAAACAATCACAACTTCGCTGGTCGGTTAAATGGCACAATAAGATAGGTTTATACACCTTCATTTTTCTTGGTTTCACAACTCTAACCGGTATCTTTTTACGTCCTCCATTGTTAATAGCAATTGCTAATACCATGGTTGCTCCTATCCCATTTTCAGAATTAGATACTCCCAATGCCTGGGATGACCAACTAAGAGCAATTCAGTACAATGAAAAATATGATTTTTTCCTAATATCAACATCAAAAGGATTTTACGCATTGAGTTCAGATAAATCTGAAATGATAAAAATTCCCAAAGACCCTCCTGTTTCTGTTATGGGGATTAATGTGTTTGAACCTCTGAATAATCAGGAATATATCATTGGATCTTTCAGTGGTTTGTTTCGCTGGGATCCAATAAATATGGAGGTTTGGTCTTATCTGAACAACAAACCTGTTATTCAAGATTCAGCACCTGCGCGACCAATAAGTGCACAAATGGTAACCGGAATGTATTATAAACCAGATCGTCAATACTATTTCGATTACAACAATGGAGTAGTCAGTATTAGCGACAAGGATTTTCCTGCTATGCCTGAAGAAATAATCAAGAATAGCCCTTTACCCTTATGGAATTTTGCATTAGAAATTCACACAGGAAGAATATTTCAGGATTTCATAGGTCTCTTTTATATTCTAATCGTTCCATTGGTTGGAATTACTACATTACTTTTGCTTTTTAGTGGTGTATGGATTTGGTATAAGAAAAAATGA
- the rsgA gene encoding ribosome small subunit-dependent GTPase A has product MSLLNKYGLNKYASQHETPPINETGRVISVHKTNYRLITDSGICIAEPNGHMLFTLPSNELPQTGDWVRVLTYNESHIITQVLTRKTTLVRKTPGKTSNVQVLAANVDTALIIQGLDRDFNINRLERMCVSLLDSQIEPMVILNKIDLDKEWQSKASDVKSRLPNLMIIPISAINNENIEQLLSILKPENTYVMIGSSGVGKSTLLNKMIKTDIQETRSISSSVGKGRHTTTSRDLFLLENGSIIIDSPGVREFGLAIEHIESISLSFDDISSIGKSCHFLDCTHTTEPGCAILKAIEDGNINEDQYENYLKLRNEALHYQRSAEESKRLDKNLAKRIKKFKKQNPKSR; this is encoded by the coding sequence ATGAGTCTGCTTAATAAATATGGACTTAACAAATATGCTTCTCAGCATGAAACACCCCCTATCAATGAAACCGGTAGGGTTATTTCTGTTCATAAAACCAATTATAGATTAATCACAGATTCGGGTATTTGCATTGCTGAACCCAATGGCCATATGCTGTTTACTTTGCCATCTAATGAACTCCCACAAACAGGGGATTGGGTTCGTGTATTAACTTATAATGAAAGTCATATAATTACACAGGTTCTAACACGAAAAACCACACTAGTAAGAAAAACACCCGGAAAAACAAGCAATGTTCAGGTTTTAGCTGCTAATGTTGATACAGCTTTAATCATTCAGGGACTCGATCGTGATTTCAACATTAATCGATTGGAAAGAATGTGCGTTAGTCTGCTAGATTCTCAAATTGAACCCATGGTAATTTTAAATAAAATTGATCTTGATAAAGAATGGCAAAGTAAGGCTTCAGATGTAAAAAGCAGGCTTCCAAACCTAATGATAATTCCTATCAGTGCCATCAACAATGAGAATATTGAACAGTTACTTAGTATTTTAAAACCAGAAAACACTTATGTAATGATTGGTTCTTCAGGAGTTGGAAAAAGCACGCTTTTAAACAAAATGATTAAAACAGACATTCAGGAAACAAGATCAATTAGTTCATCTGTTGGAAAAGGAAGACATACAACTACATCAAGAGATTTATTTCTTTTAGAGAATGGAAGTATCATAATCGATTCACCGGGTGTAAGAGAATTTGGTTTAGCTATTGAACATATTGAATCCATTTCTCTTAGCTTCGATGACATTAGTTCGATTGGTAAAAGTTGCCATTTTTTAGATTGTACACATACAACCGAACCCGGGTGCGCCATTCTAAAGGCAATAGAAGATGGTAATATCAATGAAGATCAATATGAGAACTATCTCAAACTGAGAAATGAAGCCCTTCACTATCAGAGGTCTGCCGAAGAATCTAAAAGACTTGATAAAAATTTAGCCAAACGAATAAAAAAATTCAAAAAGCAAAATCCCAAAAGCAGATAG
- a CDS encoding endonuclease, whose protein sequence is MERILLILLLITGFNAYAQIPEGYYSSTSGLDGVQLKDALYNIIKGHTEYYYTSSSTDTWDILKDADKDPNNGENVILIYSGESVNAAQEYNNGNGWTREHVWAKSRGDFGTDKGPGTDCHNLKACSSSLNSTRSNRAFGENGGEVWYNNNFTGCYVGSDYTFEPRDVMKGDVARIIFYMATRYNGDDGEPNLDLTELILPTTDKQPVHGVKSILLKWHKEDPVDDFEINRNNVVYSYQHNRNPFVDHPDFVDLIWGNATAVQKVSSAFKNVKYIVKGTSLHIESAILINKVDIYNMAGQKVNTKQLGGVYETDLKLTNKGIYIVVIDNDKTLKVCM, encoded by the coding sequence ATGGAAAGAATTTTACTTATCCTGTTACTTATAACAGGTTTTAATGCTTATGCACAAATACCTGAAGGTTATTATTCATCAACAAGTGGATTGGACGGAGTTCAGCTTAAAGATGCATTGTATAATATTATTAAAGGACACACTGAATATTATTATACTTCGAGTTCAACAGATACATGGGATATCTTAAAAGATGCAGATAAAGATCCGAATAATGGAGAGAATGTAATTCTTATTTATTCAGGAGAGAGCGTTAATGCGGCACAGGAATATAATAATGGCAATGGATGGACGCGTGAACATGTTTGGGCTAAGTCCAGAGGTGATTTTGGTACAGATAAAGGTCCCGGAACAGACTGTCATAATTTGAAAGCCTGCAGCAGTTCATTAAACAGCACTCGTAGCAATAGAGCCTTTGGTGAGAATGGAGGAGAGGTATGGTATAATAACAATTTTACAGGATGCTATGTGGGTTCTGATTACACTTTCGAGCCACGGGATGTGATGAAAGGAGATGTTGCCCGAATAATTTTTTATATGGCTACCAGGTATAATGGAGATGATGGTGAGCCAAACCTGGATTTGACTGAATTGATTTTACCAACTACTGATAAACAGCCTGTACATGGAGTTAAAAGTATCTTGTTAAAATGGCATAAGGAGGATCCGGTCGATGATTTTGAAATAAACAGAAATAATGTGGTTTATTCATATCAGCATAATCGTAATCCTTTTGTTGATCATCCTGATTTTGTTGATTTAATATGGGGTAATGCAACAGCTGTTCAAAAAGTTTCTTCAGCCTTTAAAAATGTAAAATACATTGTTAAAGGCACGAGCTTACACATTGAGTCTGCCATTTTAATTAATAAGGTTGATATATATAACATGGCTGGACAAAAGGTTAATACCAAACAGCTAGGAGGAGTTTATGAAACTGATTTAAAATTAACTAATAAAGGGATATATATTGTTGTAATAGATAATGATAAGACCCTAAAAGTTTGTATGTAG
- a CDS encoding C69 family dipeptidase — MKKLTALASAFMITWLNFIPGEACTNILITKNASVDGSTMISYAADSHDLYGELYFWPAATYEDGTLLDVHEWDTGKYLGQIAQAKQTYSVIGNMNEHQVTIGETTFGGREELQNPEGLIDYGSLIYIALQRSRTAREAIKIMTSLVEEYGYYSSGESFSIADANEVWIMELIGKGAGIKGANWVAIQIPDGYVSAHANQARITTFEFQKENRFNDPAAKVFHSKDVYEFAKEKGYFDGKKKDFSFSDAYAPIDFGAVRFCEARVWSAFNIMNPEEMGDYVEYAQGNSTNRMPLFIKPNRKVSHRDVMNIMRDHYEDTPLDMTKDAGAGPYGIPYRFRPLTWKVDDETYFNERAIATQQTGFSFVAQMRNWLPSHIGGIFWFGVDDAASTVYMPMYAGMLNVPYCLSQGNGDLLTFSWDASFWVFTWVSNQAYSRYNFMIEDIKKVQKELEDNLTAYTVAIDQSAKALYDQNPALARQFLTDFSCNQAEIVTDRWRSLGEFLLVKYNDGNLHEEENGVFKRNEHGNPAHAKFPGYSEDFYRSVVKDAGDKLKMRELPKSK, encoded by the coding sequence ATGAAAAAACTCACAGCTCTTGCATCTGCATTTATGATAACATGGCTGAATTTTATTCCGGGAGAAGCTTGCACAAATATTCTTATTACAAAAAATGCATCCGTAGATGGATCTACGATGATTTCATATGCTGCCGATTCACACGATTTGTATGGTGAGCTATATTTTTGGCCAGCTGCAACATATGAAGATGGAACATTATTGGATGTTCATGAATGGGATACCGGCAAATACCTTGGACAAATTGCTCAAGCCAAACAAACATATTCAGTTATTGGCAATATGAACGAACACCAGGTTACCATTGGGGAAACCACTTTCGGCGGTCGTGAAGAACTTCAAAACCCAGAAGGTCTGATTGATTACGGAAGTTTGATATACATTGCTTTACAACGATCAAGAACGGCACGAGAAGCAATTAAAATAATGACCAGTCTTGTTGAAGAATATGGTTATTACAGCTCAGGAGAATCATTCTCAATTGCCGATGCCAATGAAGTATGGATTATGGAACTCATAGGCAAAGGTGCAGGAATAAAGGGCGCTAATTGGGTAGCAATACAAATTCCTGATGGATATGTATCAGCTCACGCCAATCAGGCTAGAATAACAACCTTTGAATTTCAGAAAGAAAACAGATTTAATGATCCGGCTGCTAAAGTATTTCATTCAAAAGACGTTTATGAATTTGCAAAAGAAAAAGGATACTTCGACGGTAAGAAGAAGGATTTTAGCTTTTCAGACGCCTATGCCCCAATTGACTTTGGAGCTGTTCGTTTTTGTGAAGCCCGTGTTTGGAGCGCATTTAACATTATGAATCCTGAAGAAATGGGAGATTACGTTGAATATGCTCAGGGTAATTCAACTAACCGCATGCCTTTATTCATTAAACCTAACCGCAAAGTTTCGCACCGTGATGTAATGAATATTATGCGTGACCATTACGAAGATACTCCTTTGGATATGACGAAAGATGCTGGTGCTGGCCCTTATGGTATACCTTATCGTTTCCGTCCGTTGACATGGAAAGTTGATGACGAAACCTATTTCAACGAACGCGCCATAGCTACACAGCAAACTGGTTTTTCTTTTGTTGCACAAATGCGAAACTGGCTACCTTCGCATATTGGTGGTATATTCTGGTTTGGTGTTGATGATGCTGCGTCTACCGTTTATATGCCGATGTATGCTGGCATGCTGAATGTTCCATATTGTCTTTCTCAAGGTAATGGGGATTTACTTACCTTCTCATGGGACGCTTCATTCTGGGTTTTTACCTGGGTGAGTAACCAAGCGTATAGTCGTTATAACTTCATGATAGAAGACATTAAAAAGGTACAGAAAGAATTGGAAGATAACTTAACAGCATATACTGTTGCTATTGATCAATCGGCCAAAGCATTGTATGACCAGAATCCTGCTCTGGCAAGGCAATTTTTAACTGATTTCTCCTGTAATCAGGCTGAGATTGTTACGGACAGATGGCGATCACTAGGAGAGTTTCTTTTAGTAAAATATAATGATGGAAACCTTCACGAAGAAGAAAACGGAGTATTTAAACGCAATGAGCATGGAAATCCAGCACATGCTAAATTTCCAGGTTATTCTGAAGACTTTTATCGTTCGGTTGTTAAAGATGCTGGCGATAAATTAAAAATGCGGGAGTTGCCAAAAAGCAAATAG
- a CDS encoding PAS domain S-box protein has product MGISGELRAALDQSARIIVFTDDRGTILYVNNAFVKRYGYTEKEILGQNSRFFNTGYHDDQFYSEMWNTIKNGENWEGVFRNRTKAGKYIWERATINPVKNDLGIITGFLAIKEDVTNQRAISDQIEKDHYFLEELFSNSPVGIAIVEPIYTDEGKLEDLLIIKANPSAGRITDKLGLVGLTIKEFMPEDTITPERLRIMLNRKFSFETHLKEIGKYLRFRSFPFGKDNICIFFYDVSHYMSSIKALEASEERYFKVVEDSPALISRYDENGILRYVNYQYCSLFNAQHSDLVGTSFLNQIPEDERKEVWGSIQNLTPENPYSEVELRVVLKDGSVRWLHRLDRALIDSNGKIFEFQSVAMDITTVKQTEDNLKKLNNTKDKLFSIIAHDVKNPFNSILGFATLLRKNIDQYSKDQIKEYVERILSSSENLYKLLDDLLIWAKSQLGHMTVSKQKMQLSSLVLEAFDSFAIQANEKGVKLINDVDSEIYVEADMEMMRFVIRNLVHNGIKFTDSEGKVTCSCFTNGSYEILSIKDTGIGIKPQKLANLFDIGEFMATAGTAQEKGTGIGLNLSRELVEKNGGKIKVDSEVGVGTEFKVYLPKS; this is encoded by the coding sequence ATGGGGATTTCTGGTGAGTTGAGAGCAGCCTTGGATCAATCCGCAAGAATCATTGTATTTACTGATGATCGGGGAACTATTTTGTATGTCAATAATGCCTTTGTTAAGAGGTATGGATATACAGAAAAGGAGATATTGGGCCAAAACTCACGTTTTTTTAATACCGGATACCACGATGATCAATTTTACTCTGAGATGTGGAACACCATTAAAAATGGTGAAAACTGGGAAGGAGTCTTTCGTAACAGAACCAAAGCAGGTAAATATATTTGGGAAAGAGCTACTATAAACCCTGTAAAAAATGATCTTGGCATAATAACTGGTTTCCTTGCAATTAAAGAGGATGTGACCAATCAAAGAGCCATTTCTGATCAGATCGAAAAAGATCATTATTTTCTGGAAGAGTTATTTTCAAATTCACCGGTGGGAATTGCTATTGTTGAACCCATTTATACTGACGAGGGTAAACTTGAAGATTTGTTAATTATAAAAGCAAATCCTTCTGCAGGTAGAATAACTGACAAATTAGGACTAGTTGGACTTACCATTAAAGAGTTTATGCCCGAAGATACCATAACTCCTGAACGATTAAGAATTATGCTTAATCGAAAGTTTTCCTTCGAAACTCATTTAAAGGAAATAGGTAAATATCTTAGGTTCAGATCGTTCCCATTTGGTAAAGATAATATCTGTATCTTCTTTTATGATGTTAGTCATTATATGTCATCAATTAAGGCCTTGGAGGCTAGTGAAGAACGTTACTTTAAAGTTGTTGAGGATTCTCCGGCATTGATCAGTCGTTACGATGAAAACGGTATTTTGCGATATGTTAATTATCAATACTGTAGCCTTTTTAATGCTCAACACAGTGATTTGGTTGGAACCAGTTTTCTGAATCAGATACCTGAGGATGAGCGAAAAGAAGTTTGGGGTAGTATTCAAAATTTAACCCCTGAAAATCCATACAGTGAGGTTGAATTACGAGTAGTTCTGAAAGATGGATCTGTTAGATGGTTGCACAGGTTAGACAGAGCATTAATTGATTCCAATGGCAAAATATTTGAATTTCAGTCGGTAGCCATGGACATCACAACTGTGAAGCAAACTGAAGATAACCTTAAAAAACTGAATAACACAAAAGATAAGCTATTTTCTATTATTGCTCATGATGTTAAAAATCCTTTTAATTCCATCTTAGGTTTTGCTACCTTATTACGAAAAAATATTGATCAGTATAGTAAGGACCAAATAAAGGAATATGTAGAAAGAATTTTGTCATCGAGCGAAAATTTATATAAGCTTCTTGATGACCTACTCATCTGGGCAAAATCGCAATTAGGGCATATGACTGTATCAAAGCAAAAAATGCAATTGTCCTCATTGGTTTTAGAAGCGTTTGATAGCTTTGCTATTCAAGCCAACGAAAAAGGGGTAAAGCTGATAAACGATGTTGATTCAGAAATTTATGTTGAAGCAGATATGGAAATGATGCGTTTTGTTATACGCAATCTGGTACATAATGGTATTAAGTTTACTGATTCAGAAGGGAAAGTTACCTGTTCTTGTTTTACTAATGGTAGTTATGAGATATTATCGATAAAAGATACTGGTATTGGCATTAAACCCCAAAAGTTGGCTAATCTGTTTGATATTGGTGAGTTTATGGCAACTGCCGGTACTGCACAGGAAAAAGGCACAGGCATTGGGTTGAATTTATCGCGAGAGCTGGTTGAAAAAAACGGTGGTAAGATAAAAGTAGATAGTGAAGTTGGGGTTGGAACTGAATTTAAAGTATACCTACCAAAATCATAA
- a CDS encoding C69 family dipeptidase, translating to MQAKLALISLFTLVQLTLSAQIKADWEAGVPEGCTTITVGKKATYDGSVMTSHTDDSHRTRSWVNIVPGEKHGRRDKVTMYKRENDDSRKMPAYKHVEVGHIPQVKETYGYINSAYPCMNTKQLAIGESTFGGRECLVSGKGLIDCQRLIQLMLQRCSTAREAIKMTDDLTQKYGYSDYGECLTIADKKEVWHLEIVGPGKDNVGSIWVAQRVPDDHISVNANAARIQEIDTINTDYFMYSKNLFDMARDSSWSSSSKPFRFADAYAPEGRESKAATRREWRVLSLAAPSLHLDPEARDYPFSVKPDDKITLEKMVEMFKDYYEGTPYDMVGHMKKVTEDGDTIPHPYANPFMPYDKYDLHNINGGWGKLGERTIARWYTMYGTITQSRDWLPDEIGGVVWFAQDNIATSVYIPIYCCVSDLPESYKTPGRNGFNRNSAWWAFNRLSTLASLRWNDARHDVDKELIPLQEEIFEKQTETERNAMSMNPKQTIAFLTRYTSEWGNKVVNKAWQIGDDLWTKYDEKF from the coding sequence ATGCAAGCTAAATTAGCCTTAATCTCACTGTTTACACTAGTACAATTAACACTTTCAGCTCAAATAAAAGCAGACTGGGAAGCCGGAGTACCAGAAGGATGCACTACCATTACGGTTGGTAAAAAAGCTACATACGATGGTTCGGTAATGACTTCTCATACCGATGATAGCCATAGAACCCGATCATGGGTAAACATTGTTCCGGGTGAAAAACATGGCAGACGTGATAAAGTAACTATGTACAAACGCGAAAATGATGATTCGCGCAAGATGCCTGCTTATAAACATGTTGAAGTTGGTCACATACCTCAGGTAAAGGAAACGTATGGATATATCAACTCTGCTTATCCATGTATGAATACCAAACAGTTAGCCATTGGCGAATCTACCTTTGGTGGACGGGAATGCCTGGTATCAGGAAAAGGATTGATTGATTGCCAAAGACTGATACAACTAATGCTACAGCGATGTTCAACAGCTCGGGAAGCTATTAAAATGACTGACGATCTGACTCAAAAATATGGGTATAGCGATTATGGTGAATGCCTTACCATCGCTGATAAAAAAGAAGTGTGGCACCTGGAAATAGTTGGTCCTGGAAAAGACAACGTAGGATCTATTTGGGTAGCTCAACGAGTACCAGACGATCATATTAGTGTTAATGCCAATGCTGCTCGCATTCAGGAGATTGACACAATCAATACCGACTACTTTATGTATTCGAAGAACCTGTTTGATATGGCACGAGACAGTTCGTGGAGTTCTTCATCAAAACCATTCCGCTTTGCTGATGCCTATGCACCCGAAGGAAGAGAATCAAAAGCTGCAACCCGTCGCGAATGGAGAGTATTGAGTCTTGCTGCACCATCGTTACATCTTGACCCCGAAGCCAGAGATTATCCTTTTTCGGTTAAGCCTGACGACAAGATCACATTAGAAAAAATGGTTGAGATGTTCAAGGATTATTATGAAGGAACACCATACGACATGGTTGGTCATATGAAAAAAGTTACGGAGGATGGAGATACAATTCCTCACCCATATGCAAACCCATTTATGCCTTACGATAAATATGACTTGCATAATATAAACGGAGGTTGGGGCAAGTTGGGCGAAAGAACCATTGCCCGCTGGTACACCATGTATGGAACCATTACTCAAAGTCGTGATTGGCTGCCAGATGAAATTGGTGGAGTTGTTTGGTTTGCCCAGGATAATATTGCAACTTCTGTTTACATTCCAATCTATTGTTGTGTTTCTGATTTACCGGAATCCTATAAAACACCCGGTAGAAATGGATTCAATCGAAATTCAGCCTGGTGGGCATTTAATCGCTTGAGCACATTAGCTTCATTAAGATGGAACGATGCCCGGCATGATGTAGATAAGGAACTTATTCCACTTCAAGAAGAAATATTCGAAAAACAGACTGAGACTGAACGAAACGCCATGAGTATGAATCCAAAACAAACCATAGCTTTTTTAACAAGATACACCAGTGAATGGGGAAATAAAGTAGTTAATAAAGCCTGGCAAATAGGCGATGATTTATGGACTAAATATGACGAGAAGTTTTAA